ACGCGACTGCTCGTCTGCACCCGCACCACCGACTACCGCCACGACTCCATCCCGGACGCCGTGGCCGCCGTGGACGCGCTCGGGCCGTTCGACGTCGAGCACACCGAGGATCCGGCGGCCCTGGAGGCGCCCCTGGACGGGTACGCCGCCGTCCTCTTCCTCTCCACCAGCGGCGAGGTGCTCACACCGCCAGGGCGGGAGCGGCTCGCCGCCTACGTCGAGTCGGGCGGCGGCTTCGTCGGCGTGCACGCGGCGGCCTGCACCGAGGACGACTGGCCGTACTACGGCGAACTGCTCGGCGCCCGCTTCGCCCGCCACCCCGCGTACCAGCCGGGCAAGGCCCTCGTCGAGGACCGTGACCACCCCGCGACCCGGCATCTGCCGCCCGTGTGGTCCCTCAGCGACGAGTGGTACGACTTCCGCACCAGCCCGCGCGGTGCGGTGCGCGTCCTCGTCTCCGCCGACGAGTCCTCGTACCAGGGCGGCGGAATGGGCGACGACCATCCCCTGGCGTGGTGCCGCGAGCAGGGCGCCGGACGCGTCTTCTACACCGCCCTCGGCCACGCCTCCGAGGTGTACGCGGACGCGGACTTCCGCGCCCATCTGCGGGGCGGGATCGGCTGGGCGGCGGGCACGGAGTAGCGCGGGGCGGTGCTCGCGCGTTCCACCGGACGGGTCGACAACTCGGTGCGGGTGCTTTCCGGGCGGTGGCCTTCCGACTACCACGAGTGCCTCCAGGGTCGACGGTCCGCGACGACCGTCAGAAGGCGCTTCCTGCAGTAAGACTCCTATCCAAGTGGGCGGCAGGGGGACGTGACGACGCGGGAACCGGGGGTGATCACCGTGAACCAGGGGGTGATCGCCGGACGTGCCCGGCCGGTTCAGGCGACCCGGGTCAAGTCCGCGTGGCGCACCTCGTGGGCGAGGGGCAGGCCCGCCGCGAGGCGTTCCAGTTCCTCGACCACGACGCGGCCGAGCCGTTCCAGCTCGTTGCCGAGCGAACCGGCGATGTGCGGGGTGAGGAAGACGTTGGGGAGGGTGTAGAGGGGCGAGTCCGGGGGCAGCGGCTCGGGTTCGGTGACGTCCAGGATCGCGCTGAGCCGGCCGGAGACCAACTCGTCGGTGAGGGCGGCGTGGTCGACGAGGGCGCCCCGGGCGGTGTTGACGAGCACGCCGCCGTCCCGGATCAGGGCCAGGCGCTCCCGGTTCAGCATGTGGCGCGTCGCGGGGACGTCTGGCGCGTGCACGGTGACGATGTCACTGCCGCTCAGCAGGGCGTCCAGCGACATCGGCCGGGCGCCGAGCGCGGCCGCCTCGGCGGCGTCGACGTAGGGGTCGTGCAGCAGGATCTCGAAGTCGTAGGGCCGCAGCAGTTCGAGCAGCCTGCGGCCCACGCGGGAGGCGCCGATGACGCCGACACGGCGGCCGAGGTTCCCGACCGCCGCCGTCCGCGCGGCCGTCGGCCGGGCGTGCGTGACGCGGAAGTCCTCGCGCAGGGCGAACGCGTCCTTCCCGGCCAGCAGGATCATCGCGAGCGTGTACTCGGCCACCGGCGCCGCGTTGGCGGTGACCGCGCTGGAGACGGCGACGCCGTGTCTCCACAGGGCCTCGCCGACGAGCGGGCGGACGGAACCGGCGGCGTGCAGGACCGCGCGCAGGGACGGGACCGCGGCCAGGGCGTTCTCGTCCAGCGGCGGACACCCCCAGCCCGTGACCAGCACCTCGGCACGGGACAGCGCGTCCGCCACGCCCGGGTCGGCGAAGTCCCCGACGACGAGCGCCGGGTCGATGTCCGCCGTCCGCCGCAGGCGCGTGAGGAGCGGGGCGGGGAAGAGCAGCGGCAGATGCACCGGATCCATGGCGAACACGGCCCTGGGCGGTCGGGCGGCGGGCATGTCTCTCCCGAGGCGAGGAGGGGCCCGACATGGCTGGGTGGGCCGGGCGAGGCGGACAGGAACGGGGTTGTGAAAGCGCCTTCTACGGTAGATCCGGCTCCGGCGGAGGGGCAATCGCCGGAAAGGGCCTGGCAGAAAGGGCCCGGCAGAGGGGGCCTGCCCCGGCACGCCGACGCACGCAGACGAACACCGGTGCGCGCCGACGGACGCCGACGTACGCCGAACGGCCCAGCCCGGGGCCCGACTCCGCGCCCGTGCACCGGAATACCTTTCGCCGATGTGATGCTCTGACCGGAGTGGTGCACGAGCGCGGGGAAGGGCTGGTGGACTCATGACGGCGGCAGATCTCGCGGACCCCGTGGTCAGGACGCCGTACGGCGCCGTACGAGGCCGCCGCGAGGGCGGTGTCGCGGTCTTCCGGGGCATCCCGTACGCGGCGCCCCCCTTCGGCCCCCGCCGGTTCCGGCCGCCCGTGCCACCGGAGCCCTGGGACGGCGTGCGCGACGTGGGCGCCTTCGGGCCCACCCCGCCCAAGCCGCCGTACTCGGAGGCGTTCGCCCAGTACCTGTCCGACCCGATCGTGCCCGGCGACGACTGCCTCAACCTGAACGTCTGGACTCCCGAACCCGCGCCGGGCGCGCGGCTCCCGGTGCTCGTGTGGTTGCACGGCGGCGCCCTGACCAGGGGGTCGTCGTGCGTTCCCGTGTACGACGGGCGCACCTTCGCGCGCGACGGGGTCGTCTTCGTCTCCGTCAACTACCGCCTGGGGGTCGAGGGGTACGGCCTGTTCCCGGACGCGCCCGCCAACCCCGGCCTGCGGGACCAGCTCGCCGCCCTGCGGTGGGTGCACGAGTCGATCGAGGCCTTCGGCGGCGATCCCGGCCGGGTGACGCTGGCGGGACAGTCGGCGGGGGCGATCAGCGCCGGCGCCCTGATCGCGGCCCCGCAGGCCCAGGGCCTGTTCCGGCGCGCGGTCCTGCAGAGCGGCCCGCCGGAGGCGTCCGAGCGGGACAAGGTGCGGCGGATGGTGCGCCGGATGGCGGCCCGGCTGAAGGTGCCCGCGACCGCCGAGGCCTTCGCCGCCGTCGACCGCGAGCTGCTCCTGCGCACCCAGGCCGAGGTCGGCCGGCTCAGCAGTCCGGTGGTGGGCGGACCGGCCTTCGGGATCGTCGTCGACGGTGACCTCGTGCCCCGCGATCCGCTGGCGGCGCTGGTCGAGGGGGAGGCCGCGGCCGGCGCCGACCTGCTCCTGGGCTGGACCCGCGACGAGTACCGGCTGTGGCTCGTGCCCGGCGGCCTGCTGGAGCGCGTCGACCGGCTCGGTGCCGTGGCCCTGGCCGGCGCGATGGCCCGCTGCCACTGCGGCCACGCCGTTCCGCGCGGCTACCGCGCCCTGCACCCCGAGGCGGGCACCGCCGAGATCGTCGGCCAGCTGCTCACCGACCACCTGCTGCGCGGCCCGCTGCACCGGCTGGCCGACGCCCGCCCCGGATCGTCGTACGTCTACGAGTTCGCCTGGCCCTCACTGCTGCCGGGGCTCGGCGCATGTCACGCCCTGGAGCTCGGTTTCGTCTTCGACACCGACGAGGTCCCGGAGTCGGCCAAGCTGGCGGGCTGGGGCGCACCGGCGGAACTGGCCGACGCGATGCACGCGGCGTGGGTGAGGTTCGCGGTCGACGGCGACCCGGGCTGGCAGGCGTGGGACCCCGCGCACCCCGTGCGGATCTTCGGCGAGTGCGAGCCGGGGGCGGCGGGGCGGCGGGGGGCGACGAGGGAGCCGTACACCGCCCACGGGCCGCGCGACCGCGAGCTCGCCCTGTGGACAGCCGATCTCCTCGACGCGGAGGCCGCGCCCGCCTCCGCCGCGGCCGGGGATCCGCCGGTCCGCAACGCGGAAATGCGGTCGGTCGTCCGGCTCCTGCGCCGCTCGGCCGGCGTCCGCCGACACTGACGCCGGGGCCGGGACGGGCGTGGGCCGGCTGTGACGCCGGGACCGGGACGGGCGTCGGCCTGCTGGCGACGGCTTCCTGAGGGCCTGCCGGCGACGGCCTCTTGGCGTCGGCCTGCCGGCGTCGGGCTCCTCGTGCGGGCTTCCTCGCGTCGGCCTGCCGGCGACGGTCTGGTGGCGTCGGCCTGTCGGCGTCGGGCTCCTCGTGCGGGCTTCCTCGCGTCGGCCTGCCGGCGACGGTCTGGTGGCGTCGGCCTGTCGGCGTCGGGCCCCTCGCGCCGCGATCCTCGCGTCGGCCTGCCGGCGTCGGCCTCCTCGGCGTGGGCCTCCCGGCGTCGGCCCCGGGCGCCGCTGCGGAGGAGGGGCCCGCACAGCGCGGCACGGAGATCGCGCGGAGGCCGGACACCTGCCGTACGGCGGCAACGCCCGTGCCTCACCCCGTCAGCGTCCGCGCGACGGTCGCGATCGTGTCGGGTCCGACCCGGCAGCAGCCGCCGATCAGACGGGCACCGCGGTCGCGCCAGTCCTCGACCTGCTCCGGGGAGAACGTGGAGCGGCCGCTCCAGGTGCGGGCCCCGGCGTCCCAGGTCTCGCCGCTGTTGGGATAGGCCACCACCGGCCTGCCAGTCACCCGGGCCGCGGTCGCGACGGCGCCGCCGACGTCCCGCGGCGCGCAGCAGTTCACGCCGACCGCGATCACCTCGTCCACGTCGGCGGCCAGGGCGAAGGCCTCCTGGAGCGGTTGTCCGGCGCGGGTGCGGTCGCCGGCCACGGTGTACGACAGCCAGACCGGCACGCCGAGTCCCCGCACCGCCCGCAGCAGGGCCGTCGCCTCGTCGGCGTCCGGAACGGTCTCCAGGGCCAGTACGTCGGGCCGGGCCGCGGCGAGCGCCTCCAGCCGGGGGCGGTGGAAGCGTTCCAGCTCGTTCACCGTCAGCCCGTAACGGCCCCGGTACTCCGAGCCGTCCGCGAGCATCGCCCCGTAGGGGCCGGCCGAGGCCGCCACCCACAGCGGCCGGGCGACCCCCTTCGCCGCCGCGCGCGCCGCCGCCTCGCGCGCCGCCTCGACGCCTAGGCGCATGAGTTCGGCCGCCCGCCCGTGGCCGATCCCGCGCCGGGCGAAGCCCTCGAAGGTGGCCTGGTAGCTGGCGGTGATCGCCACGCTCGCGCCCGCCAGGAAGTAGGCGAGGTGTGCCTCGGTGATCGCCTCGGGCCGCTCGGCGAGCAGCCGCGCCGACCACAGCTCGTCGCCGAGGTCGTGCCCGGCCGACTCGAGCTGGTTGGACAGGCCGCCGTCGAGGACGACCGCCCCCGCGGCGAGCGCCTCGGCGAGGCCGGTCGGGGGTCGCAGGGTGCCACTGGTCATGTCTCGACGCTAGGGCCTGTCGTCCGGATCGGGCCACCGACGGGGTGTACCGATCGGCGCCGTCGGCTTCCTGCGGCCCGATAGGAACGATTTGCCCCCGCCGGGCCTCGGGGCGGACGGCAGCGAAGTCACTCGCTCACTTCGCCCCGTAGCCGCCGCCGGTCCATTGCTGGTCGGTTCCACCGTTGCAGGTGAACTGCGTGCCGCCGGCGACCGTCCGCGGTGCGGCGCTGACGGCACTCGGTGCGGTAGAAAGCGCTTGTTGAGTGGCGTACCGTTCAGCCGCCAGGTGCTTCGCCCCGGAAGGAGCCCGCCGATGGATCTGCCCCCGGACGACCGCACCCGGAGCCCGTACACCGGTTTCACGCGCGCCCACTGGGAGGCCGCCGCCGACTGCCTGCTCGCCGCCGTGGAGCCCTGCGCCACCGAGGACCGCGCCCTCTACCACCTGCCCGGCGACCGCACGAGCGTGTCCGGCAGGCTCTCGGACGGCCTGGAGGGCTACGCCCGCACGCTGCTGCTGGCGGCCTTCCGACGTGACGAGACCGTGCTCGAACGGTACGCGGACGGCCTCGCCGCCGGCCCCGGCGGCGTCTGGCCCCGCGTCAGGGACCGCAGCCAGCCCCTGGTCGAAGCGGCGTCCATCGCCCTCGCCCTGCGCCTGACCCGCGACCTGCTGTGGGACCGGCTCGACGACGCCGTACGCGGGCGGACGGTCGCCTGGCTCACCGACGCGCTCACCGCCGAGCCCTGGCCGTGCAACTGGGAGCTGTTCCCGGTGACGGTCGGCGGGTTTCTCCAGGAGATCGGCCACGAGACGGAGGCGTCCCGCACGGCGGTCGACCGTGGGCTGGAGCGCATCGAGGGCTGGTACGTCGGGGACGGCTGGTACACCGACGGGGACGGGCGCAAGTTCGACTACTACAACGGCTGGGCGATGCACCTCTACCCGGTGCTGCACGCCTGGCTGGCCGACGAGCACCGGTCGCTGGACCTGTACGGCGGCCGGCTCTCCCGGCACCTCGCCGACTACGCCCGCCTGTTCGGCTCCGACGGCGCCCCGATGCTCCAGGGCCGCTCCCTCACCTACCGCTTCGCGACCGCCGCCCCGCTGTGGCTCGGCGCGCTCACCGGGCACACCCCGCTGTCGCCGGGACAGACGCGGCGGCTGGCGTCGGGTGCGCTGCGTCACTTCCTGGACCGGGGAGCGGTGGACGCACGGGGACTGCTGACCCTCGGCTGGCACGGCCCCGACGAGGCGGTGCTGCAGAGCTATTCGGGACCCGCGTCCCCGTACTGGGCGAGCAAGGGCTTCCTCGGCCTCCTCCTGCCCGCCGGGCACGAGGTGTGGACGGCGACCGAGGAACCGGGCCCGGCCGAGCGGGCCGACGCGGTCACGCCGGTCGGCCCGCCCAACTGGCTGCTGCAGTCCACGCGCTCGGACGGTGTGGTCCGGCTCCACAACCACGGCAGCGAGGACGTGCGCTACGACCCGTACTACACGCGCCTGGCCTACTCGACGGCGACGGAGCCCTCGGCGTCGTACGACAACAGCGTGATCGTCGGGGACGACGCGAGCCGGACGGAGATCGAGCCGCTCGGAGTGGGGGAGGGCTGGGCGGCCTCCCGGCACACCGTCGGTGACGGCGTTCGTGTCACGAGCCTGGTGGCGGCCGAGGGCGCGGTCGAGGTGCGCGCCCATCTGGTGGCGGGGGCCGCGGCGGGGACCCCGGTGCGGGTCACGGGGTGGGCCGCGAAGGACGGCATGCGCGCGGAACTCGCCCCGGTCAGCGGCCTCGACGACGCCCTCACCGGTACCGTGACCGACACCCCCGCCCTGTTCGTCGCCCTGGCGCGCCTGACCGGGGAGACGGACCCGGCACCCCTCGCGGACCTGGTCTCGGTGGACGTCCACGACGCCCGCGAACTGCGCGTGCGGTGGTCCGCCGGAACCGCCGCGCGCTTCCGGTTCAGGACGTCGGCCGACCGGTCGGGCGCGCCGTCGTGGACGGTGACGCCCGTGTGACGCGGGCGGCACGCTTGCCGACACCGACACCGACACCGACACCGACACCGGCACCGGCACGCGCCGCGCGGGGCGTCTCACGGCACGGGCGGCGAGGGCCGCGTAGTCGAGCCGCCGTCACACTTCGGCCGGCACCGAAGCGATCCGCCCCTACCGTGCCGTCATGACTCCCTTCAGCGCACTGCAGCACGCGGCCGAGCCGCTGCTGCTCCCCAACGCCTGAAACCACGCCTCCGCCCGGGCCCTCGCGGCGCAGGGCTTCCCGGCGATCGGCACGACCAGTCTCGCGGTCGCCGCGGCGGCCGGGCCGCCCGACGGCGCGGCACGGACCCGCGACGAGACGCTGCGGCCGGCCCTCACCCTCGGCAGGGAGCCGTTCCTGCTCTCCGTCGACGCGGAGGGAGGAGCGCTCGCTCGGGGGCCGGGTGAACTCGTGGTCGTGAAGGGTTGGTTGGACAACCTGTGTGTGCGCGGGTGAGCGGCCGTGTCCATGACGTCCGGGGATCACCCGTGGGTCGTGGAACGTTCACCTGCTGCCTCGATTCTCCTCACACGGCGCAGAAGCACCGGAAAAAAGGCAACCGCCGCAGACGGCAGCAGCGGTATCCAGGAGGAACATCATGGGGCACAGCCACGGACACGGGCATCATCACCACGGACACGATCACGGCCACGGGCACGAGCACGCGCCGCTGCCCGCCGCCTTCGACACCTCCGTGCCCGACGAGGCCCTGACCCCGGAGCAGCAGTCGCGCCGCTCGCTGCTGCGCCGCGCCGGCCTGCTGGGCGCGGGCCTGGCCGCCGGCAGCGTGCTGTCGGGCACCGCCGGCACGGCCCCCGCGGCCGCCGCCACCAACGGCCGCCGCGGCAAGGGTTTCCTGTGGCTCGCCGGCGACCACCACATCCACACCCAGTACAGCAGCGACGGCAAGTACCGCGTCGTCGACCAGGTCCGGCAGGGCGCCAAGCACGGCATGGACTGGCTGGTGATCACCGACCACGGCAGCGCCACGCACGCCAAGATCGGTGTCGAGAAGGTCAACCCGGACATCCAGCAGGCCCGCGCCGCCTACGAGGACACCCTCGTCTTCCAGGGGCTGGAGTGGAACATCCCGGCCGCCGAGCACGGCACGGTGTTCGTGCACCCCGGCAAGAACGAGGTCTCCGTCCTCAAGCAGTTCGAGACCGACTACGACGGCAGCGTCAAGGGCGCGAGCGGCAACTCGCCCGCCAACGAGGCACTGGCCGTGGCGGGCCTCGCCTTCCTCTCCGACCAGGTGAAGCGGCGCAAGGTCCAGGACGCGCTGATGCTCGCCAACCACCCGGCGCGGCGCGGAGTCGACTCCCCGCACGAGATCCGCGCCTGGCGTGACGCGACGCCCGCGGGCCACCAGATCGCCGTCGGCTTCGAGGGCGCGCCCGGCCACCAGGCCGCCGGCCTGCCCGCGCCGCTCGGCATGGGCCGGGCCCGCGGCATCTACGACAACAACCCCAGCGCCGACTCCTTCGCCGGCTACCCGCTGGAGAGCTACCGCACCTGGGGCGGCTTCGACTGGATGACCTCCACCGTCGGCGGCCTGTGGGACAGCCTTCTCGCCGAGGGCAAGCCCTGGTGGATCACCGCGAACTCCGACTCCCACCAGGTGTACGCCGACACCGCCGCGCGCGGCGGCGGCGACTTCAACGCGGGCGGCCGCTACGACGACCCGGTCTACGCCGGCAAGATCGACGTCACCCAGGGCGACTACTGGCCCGGCTACTACAGCCGCACCCACGTCGGCTCCGACGGCTTCTCCTACGCCGCCGTCATGGACGGCATCCGCGCGGGCCGCATCTGGGTCGACCACGGCCAGCTGATCAGCGGCCTCGACGTCCGGGTGTCCGGCGGCAGCCGCTGGGCCACCCTCGGCGGCGCCCTGCACGTGCGCAAGGGCACGAAGGTCACGCTGACCGTGGACGTGGCGCCGGCCGGCGGCCCCAACTGGGCCGGTTTCGTCCCGAACCTGGCCCGCGTCGACGTCATCCAGGGCGACGTGACCGGCGAGGTCAAGGACAAGGACACCTTCACCGCGCCGACCGCCAAGGTCGTCAAGTCGTACGAGGTGAACAAGTCCACCGGCACCGTCCGCCTCACCTACGACCTCGGCAACGTCGACCGCCCCGTCTACGTCCGCCTGCGCGGCACGGACGGCAGGCGCAGCGCCGTCGGCGCGATGGGCGCGGCCGTCGACCCGGCCGGCCCGGCGCTGGACGTCGTCGGCGACGCCGACCCGTGGCTGGACCTGTGGTTCTACTCCAACCCGGTGTGGGTCCTGCCCTCGTGAAGCCGTACGTCCTCACCGTCGACGCGGGCCTGAGGGACCTGCGCGCGGCCGACCACCTGCTCCAGACGCTGGCGGCCGAACTCGCCCTTCCCGAGAGCACGTTCGGCTGCACGCACCTGGTGCGGGACGAGCGGCCGCGGGTCGTGCTGTCCTTCGCCCTCGCGTCGCGGGCGGCCCTGCCGCCGACGCGGGAGCGGCTGACGGCCAAGGGGTACGCGGTGACGGACGGCGCCCCCGACGAGGTCGGCCGCGCCGTGCTCTACCCGGGCGCGGCCGGCCTGACCGGCACGCTGTCGGTCGCGGAGCTGCTGTCCCGCTCCGCGGTCGGCCGCGTGAGCGTCCTGGGCACGACGGAACCCCCGGCGCCGGACGCCGCCGTCGTCACGCGGGACCACGTACGGCCGCAGTGGCAGGACGGTGAGCTGGTGCTCGCCGTCATGCCCGCGGTCGGCGGCACTCTGGTGCCCTTCGAGGTGCCCGACCCGACACCCTGCTGCGCCGACCACTGAGAGCCGGCGAGCGCCGCTGTCAGGCGGGGAGCCGGTCCAGCTCCCCGCCGACGGCCTCGCGCAGGGTGTCCTGGCGCGGCCCGAGCGCGTACCGCTCGTCGCTCCAGTGGTCCCGGGGGTACAGCCACACGGGCAGGCGCACGCGGTCGGCCGGCTCCCAGTCGAAGCGCGGCCAGACGTGGGCGTGCAGGTAGGCGTCGGTGTTCCCGAGGATCTCCGGATTGACCCTGCGGAAGGCCGGGTCGAGCCGCCGGCAGGCGCGTTCCACGGCCTCGCCCAGCCGGTCCATGTCGTTGAGGAACGCGAGCCGCCGCGACCTCGGCAGCTGGGACAGCCGCTGCACCGCCGGGTCGTCGACCAGCAGCACCGAGTAGCCCGGCAGGAACTGCACGTCCCCGATCACCGCGAAACCGGCGTTCAGCCGGCGCAGCACCGTCGGGTTCTCGCCGCGCAGGGCGCTGCCGATCCGGTCCGCGCGCCAGTCACCGTCTGTTCCGTCCTCGTCGGTCATGAGGCGGGAGTGTACGAGGTCCGGGTCGCCGGCCCGGACCTCGGTGGCGCCGCTCAGCCGGTCGGCGTGAAGACGAACGAGAACGTGCTGGGCCGTGCGTGCAGGTGGTACTGGGGGAGGGCGCCGGGGCCGCAGGACTGGGAGCCGATGCCCATCTGGCCGTGGTCCAGGTTCACCCACACCGTCCCGCCCGGCGTGAGATCGGTCAGGTGCCGGGCGGCGTCCAGCTGCTCGGTGGTCCAGCGCCGCGCGGTGAGCCAGAACTCCGGGTCGCCGTCCACGCGCAGGCCGCCGAGTTCCGCCCAGCGGACGTCGGCGCGGGCGCCGTTCTCCTGCGGGCGGACGTACGGGGTCTGCATCGCGTCGACCGTGGACCGCCAACGGCCCAGCTTCGAGGCGGCCTTCGTGTCGGGGTACGCCTCGCCGGGGCCGCCGCCGAACCAGGTGACGCGGTCG
This region of Streptomyces chromofuscus genomic DNA includes:
- a CDS encoding ThuA domain-containing protein is translated as MATRLLVCTRTTDYRHDSIPDAVAAVDALGPFDVEHTEDPAALEAPLDGYAAVLFLSTSGEVLTPPGRERLAAYVESGGGFVGVHAAACTEDDWPYYGELLGARFARHPAYQPGKALVEDRDHPATRHLPPVWSLSDEWYDFRTSPRGAVRVLVSADESSYQGGGMGDDHPLAWCREQGAGRVFYTALGHASEVYADADFRAHLRGGIGWAAGTE
- a CDS encoding hydroxyacid dehydrogenase; amino-acid sequence: MPAARPPRAVFAMDPVHLPLLFPAPLLTRLRRTADIDPALVVGDFADPGVADALSRAEVLVTGWGCPPLDENALAAVPSLRAVLHAAGSVRPLVGEALWRHGVAVSSAVTANAAPVAEYTLAMILLAGKDAFALREDFRVTHARPTAARTAAVGNLGRRVGVIGASRVGRRLLELLRPYDFEILLHDPYVDAAEAAALGARPMSLDALLSGSDIVTVHAPDVPATRHMLNRERLALIRDGGVLVNTARGALVDHAALTDELVSGRLSAILDVTEPEPLPPDSPLYTLPNVFLTPHIAGSLGNELERLGRVVVEELERLAAGLPLAHEVRHADLTRVA
- a CDS encoding carboxylesterase/lipase family protein is translated as MTAADLADPVVRTPYGAVRGRREGGVAVFRGIPYAAPPFGPRRFRPPVPPEPWDGVRDVGAFGPTPPKPPYSEAFAQYLSDPIVPGDDCLNLNVWTPEPAPGARLPVLVWLHGGALTRGSSCVPVYDGRTFARDGVVFVSVNYRLGVEGYGLFPDAPANPGLRDQLAALRWVHESIEAFGGDPGRVTLAGQSAGAISAGALIAAPQAQGLFRRAVLQSGPPEASERDKVRRMVRRMAARLKVPATAEAFAAVDRELLLRTQAEVGRLSSPVVGGPAFGIVVDGDLVPRDPLAALVEGEAAAGADLLLGWTRDEYRLWLVPGGLLERVDRLGAVALAGAMARCHCGHAVPRGYRALHPEAGTAEIVGQLLTDHLLRGPLHRLADARPGSSYVYEFAWPSLLPGLGACHALELGFVFDTDEVPESAKLAGWGAPAELADAMHAAWVRFAVDGDPGWQAWDPAHPVRIFGECEPGAAGRRGATREPYTAHGPRDRELALWTADLLDAEAAPASAAAGDPPVRNAEMRSVVRLLRRSAGVRRH
- the mmuM gene encoding homocysteine S-methyltransferase, producing the protein MTSGTLRPPTGLAEALAAGAVVLDGGLSNQLESAGHDLGDELWSARLLAERPEAITEAHLAYFLAGASVAITASYQATFEGFARRGIGHGRAAELMRLGVEAAREAAARAAAKGVARPLWVAASAGPYGAMLADGSEYRGRYGLTVNELERFHRPRLEALAAARPDVLALETVPDADEATALLRAVRGLGVPVWLSYTVAGDRTRAGQPLQEAFALAADVDEVIAVGVNCCAPRDVGGAVATAARVTGRPVVAYPNSGETWDAGARTWSGRSTFSPEQVEDWRDRGARLIGGCCRVGPDTIATVARTLTG
- a CDS encoding DUF2264 domain-containing protein → MDLPPDDRTRSPYTGFTRAHWEAAADCLLAAVEPCATEDRALYHLPGDRTSVSGRLSDGLEGYARTLLLAAFRRDETVLERYADGLAAGPGGVWPRVRDRSQPLVEAASIALALRLTRDLLWDRLDDAVRGRTVAWLTDALTAEPWPCNWELFPVTVGGFLQEIGHETEASRTAVDRGLERIEGWYVGDGWYTDGDGRKFDYYNGWAMHLYPVLHAWLADEHRSLDLYGGRLSRHLADYARLFGSDGAPMLQGRSLTYRFATAAPLWLGALTGHTPLSPGQTRRLASGALRHFLDRGAVDARGLLTLGWHGPDEAVLQSYSGPASPYWASKGFLGLLLPAGHEVWTATEEPGPAERADAVTPVGPPNWLLQSTRSDGVVRLHNHGSEDVRYDPYYTRLAYSTATEPSASYDNSVIVGDDASRTEIEPLGVGEGWAASRHTVGDGVRVTSLVAAEGAVEVRAHLVAGAAAGTPVRVTGWAAKDGMRAELAPVSGLDDALTGTVTDTPALFVALARLTGETDPAPLADLVSVDVHDARELRVRWSAGTAARFRFRTSADRSGAPSWTVTPV
- a CDS encoding PHP domain-containing protein, which codes for MGHSHGHGHHHHGHDHGHGHEHAPLPAAFDTSVPDEALTPEQQSRRSLLRRAGLLGAGLAAGSVLSGTAGTAPAAAATNGRRGKGFLWLAGDHHIHTQYSSDGKYRVVDQVRQGAKHGMDWLVITDHGSATHAKIGVEKVNPDIQQARAAYEDTLVFQGLEWNIPAAEHGTVFVHPGKNEVSVLKQFETDYDGSVKGASGNSPANEALAVAGLAFLSDQVKRRKVQDALMLANHPARRGVDSPHEIRAWRDATPAGHQIAVGFEGAPGHQAAGLPAPLGMGRARGIYDNNPSADSFAGYPLESYRTWGGFDWMTSTVGGLWDSLLAEGKPWWITANSDSHQVYADTAARGGGDFNAGGRYDDPVYAGKIDVTQGDYWPGYYSRTHVGSDGFSYAAVMDGIRAGRIWVDHGQLISGLDVRVSGGSRWATLGGALHVRKGTKVTLTVDVAPAGGPNWAGFVPNLARVDVIQGDVTGEVKDKDTFTAPTAKVVKSYEVNKSTGTVRLTYDLGNVDRPVYVRLRGTDGRRSAVGAMGAAVDPAGPALDVVGDADPWLDLWFYSNPVWVLPS
- a CDS encoding diadenosine tetraphosphate hydrolase; the protein is MTDEDGTDGDWRADRIGSALRGENPTVLRRLNAGFAVIGDVQFLPGYSVLLVDDPAVQRLSQLPRSRRLAFLNDMDRLGEAVERACRRLDPAFRRVNPEILGNTDAYLHAHVWPRFDWEPADRVRLPVWLYPRDHWSDERYALGPRQDTLREAVGGELDRLPA